The following proteins are co-located in the Pirellulales bacterium genome:
- a CDS encoding DUF480 domain-containing protein, translated as MTDSPVADSSAARKWRPLEKIERRVAGVLIEKAKTTPDAYPLTLNSLRTGSNQKSNRFPQMELEEDHVSEAVESLARMGAVAIVQGDGRAEKYRHLLYEWLGVDKVEIAVMGELLLRGAQTLGDLRARAARMEPIQGQHDLQPIVDGLHAKGLLVYLTPPGRGCIVTHNLYQPQELAKLRSEHGGFEDRAVGRGTATLRSAPSPSPSVFAPSPSAPAPSVSPSRSAAPSPANDATGALAEQIATLRQELAELRDELETTTGALQRELDDLKSQLGA; from the coding sequence ATGACCGACTCCCCCGTCGCCGACTCCTCCGCCGCTCGCAAGTGGCGGCCGCTGGAAAAGATCGAGCGCCGCGTCGCCGGGGTCCTCATCGAGAAGGCCAAGACGACCCCCGACGCGTATCCGCTGACGCTCAACTCGCTCCGCACCGGATCGAATCAAAAAAGCAACCGCTTCCCGCAGATGGAGCTTGAGGAGGATCATGTCTCCGAGGCGGTCGAATCGCTCGCCCGCATGGGCGCCGTGGCGATCGTCCAGGGGGACGGACGGGCCGAGAAGTATCGCCACCTGCTGTACGAATGGCTGGGGGTCGACAAAGTCGAGATCGCGGTGATGGGGGAGTTGCTCCTGCGGGGGGCCCAAACGCTCGGCGACTTGCGGGCCCGCGCCGCACGGATGGAGCCGATCCAGGGCCAGCACGACCTGCAGCCGATCGTCGACGGCCTGCACGCCAAGGGGCTGCTCGTCTATCTCACCCCGCCGGGTCGCGGGTGCATCGTCACCCACAATTTGTACCAGCCGCAGGAACTGGCCAAGCTGCGCAGCGAACACGGCGGGTTCGAGGATCGCGCGGTCGGCAGGGGAACCGCGACGCTGCGGTCGGCGCCTTCCCCCTCGCCAAGCGTCTTCGCGCCTTCCCCGTCGGCGCCCGCGCCGTCCGTCTCGCCGTCGCGCTCGGCCGCGCCCAGTCCCGCGAACGACGCGACGGGCGCGCTCGCCGAGCAGATCGCGACGCTGCGGCAGGAGCTAGCGGAGTTGCGCGACGAGCTCGAGACGACGACCGGCGCCCTGCAGCGCGAACTGGACGATCTCAAGTCGCAGCTTGGGGCGTGA
- a CDS encoding response regulator transcription factor: MPIVLTIEDDAAIRRGIADALIYAGHEVVEAADGDAGCAAAVRRQVDLVLLDMVLPGKTGLEILREIRNARPTLPVIILSARGEEQDRVAGLRLGADDYVVKPFSVSELLARVDAVLRRSPSRPSDVAEWPLPAGQVDFQRCEAAFADGSRVELSQRELELLRYLARHVGRTVPREELLENVWQIDARGVSTRTIDMHVARLREKLRDDAHEPQVLVTVRGRGYMLRK; encoded by the coding sequence ATGCCCATCGTGCTTACGATCGAAGACGACGCGGCGATTCGACGGGGGATCGCCGACGCGCTCATCTACGCCGGCCACGAGGTCGTCGAGGCGGCCGACGGCGACGCCGGGTGTGCGGCTGCGGTGCGCCGGCAGGTCGACTTGGTGCTCTTGGACATGGTGCTCCCCGGGAAGACCGGGCTGGAGATCCTCCGCGAGATCCGCAACGCCCGGCCCACGTTGCCGGTGATCATCCTCAGCGCCCGGGGCGAGGAGCAGGACCGCGTCGCGGGGCTGCGACTCGGCGCGGACGATTACGTCGTGAAGCCGTTCAGCGTCAGCGAGCTCTTGGCGCGGGTCGACGCGGTGCTGCGCCGCTCGCCGAGCCGCCCCAGCGACGTCGCCGAGTGGCCGCTTCCCGCGGGACAAGTCGACTTCCAGCGGTGCGAGGCGGCGTTCGCCGACGGGTCGCGGGTCGAGCTCTCGCAGCGCGAGTTGGAACTGCTTCGCTACTTGGCCCGCCACGTCGGCCGCACCGTGCCGCGCGAGGAACTGCTGGAAAACGTCTGGCAGATCGACGCCCGCGGCGTCAGCACGCGCACGATCGACATGCACGTCGCCCGGCTGCGCGAAAAACTGCGCGACGACGCCCACGAGCCGCAGGTGCTGGTCACGGTCCGCGGGCGAGGATACATGCTGCGCAAGTGA
- a CDS encoding HAMP domain-containing histidine kinase: MHRPWQIWLALAIVATLGVAAMARLTREAIRADLARTEATRREELAQRISLALWRMDTKLAPLVAEEIARPAEAFSSFTGGSTSDGTQPNGVATPSPLLAGSQAQVMLNFTCSPASGAWTSPQVPEDQWGELAAFNGLAPNEQHRNRELLAELSQRVDPRLLLDELPVQQLPQSRRSSSLRSTEHAGSSESSREDAGGIPFYGNYSALEGAAEINESSPSRRSGVETSSASGAKGQAAPVQQPSTFNRAANDLQHRSNRYQAIAQQEFVKQRGGAETLERAARMPQIALQGRLPVATVESVSRPLWIGGELLLARRVERNGEVLVQGSWLDWPAIRDDLLGEVRDLLPSAQLVPATNLADADPSRLLAGLPVMLEPREKMLVLEISPAMTWALSIGWGALAVALAAVTVLLAGVLALSERRAAFVSAVTHELRTPLTTFRMYAEMLAGDMVPSDQRRREYLATLKTEAERLTRLVENVLSYARLERGRGPRRTDRTTLGELVDRFAPRLRERAEQAGMELTLELDDAAAETKLLTDAGVCEQIIFNLVDNAAKYAARATDRRILLHAKVAADTAILSVRDFGPGFSPAALARGSRPFRKSAQEAAESAPGVGLGLSLCKRLAGELGGRLEVASDAGGTTATLALPREKKSFPGSCDRLATRVRLE, translated from the coding sequence ATGCATCGCCCCTGGCAAATCTGGCTCGCACTGGCGATCGTCGCGACGCTTGGCGTCGCGGCGATGGCGCGGCTCACTCGCGAGGCGATCCGCGCGGACCTGGCACGGACCGAGGCGACCCGGCGCGAGGAGCTGGCCCAGCGAATCAGCCTCGCCCTGTGGCGGATGGACACCAAGCTCGCCCCGCTCGTGGCCGAGGAGATCGCCCGGCCGGCCGAGGCGTTTTCGTCGTTCACGGGGGGCTCGACGAGCGACGGCACACAGCCAAACGGCGTTGCGACCCCTTCGCCATTGCTCGCCGGATCGCAGGCTCAAGTGATGCTCAACTTCACCTGCAGTCCGGCGAGCGGCGCCTGGACTTCGCCGCAGGTCCCCGAGGACCAGTGGGGCGAGTTGGCGGCCTTCAACGGCCTCGCGCCGAACGAACAACACCGCAACAGAGAATTGCTGGCCGAGCTGTCGCAGCGCGTCGACCCACGGCTCCTGCTCGATGAGTTGCCGGTGCAGCAATTGCCGCAATCGCGACGGTCGAGTTCGTTGCGGTCGACGGAGCACGCGGGCTCGTCGGAATCAAGCCGCGAGGATGCAGGCGGCATCCCCTTTTACGGCAATTATTCGGCGCTCGAGGGGGCGGCGGAGATCAACGAATCCTCGCCATCGCGGCGGTCTGGGGTCGAAACGTCCTCAGCGTCCGGCGCCAAGGGGCAAGCGGCGCCGGTTCAGCAGCCGTCCACGTTCAATCGCGCCGCGAACGATTTACAGCACCGGTCGAATCGTTACCAAGCGATCGCCCAGCAGGAATTCGTCAAGCAACGCGGCGGCGCGGAAACGCTGGAGCGAGCGGCCCGGATGCCTCAGATTGCGCTTCAGGGACGACTGCCGGTTGCGACCGTCGAGAGCGTCAGCCGGCCGCTGTGGATCGGCGGCGAACTGTTGCTCGCCCGCCGCGTCGAACGGAACGGCGAGGTGCTCGTGCAAGGGAGCTGGCTCGATTGGCCGGCGATTCGCGACGACTTGCTCGGCGAAGTGCGCGACCTGCTCCCTTCGGCCCAACTCGTGCCGGCGACCAATCTGGCCGACGCCGACCCCTCGCGACTGCTGGCCGGACTGCCGGTGATGCTCGAACCGCGGGAGAAGATGCTGGTTCTCGAAATCTCGCCCGCGATGACGTGGGCCTTGTCGATCGGTTGGGGGGCGCTTGCGGTGGCGCTGGCCGCGGTGACGGTCTTGCTGGCCGGGGTGCTTGCGCTCTCCGAACGCCGAGCCGCGTTTGTCTCGGCCGTGACTCACGAGCTGCGCACCCCGCTGACTACGTTTCGGATGTACGCCGAGATGCTCGCCGGCGACATGGTCCCCAGCGACCAGCGGCGACGCGAGTATCTGGCGACGCTCAAGACCGAGGCGGAGCGGCTGACGCGGCTCGTGGAGAACGTGCTCAGCTATGCCCGACTCGAACGGGGACGCGGACCGCGACGGACGGATCGTACGACGCTGGGCGAGCTTGTCGACCGCTTCGCCCCGCGGTTGCGCGAACGGGCCGAGCAAGCGGGCATGGAACTGACGCTGGAGCTCGACGACGCGGCGGCCGAGACCAAGCTGCTGACCGACGCGGGCGTGTGCGAGCAGATCATTTTCAACCTTGTCGACAACGCCGCGAAGTACGCGGCCCGGGCGACTGATCGACGGATCCTGTTGCATGCGAAGGTCGCGGCCGATACGGCGATCCTCAGCGTCCGCGACTTCGGTCCGGGGTTCTCGCCGGCGGCGCTTGCCCGCGGGAGCCGGCCGTTCCGCAAGAGCGCCCAGGAGGCGGCCGAATCGGCCCCCGGCGTGGGGCTAGGGCTGTCGCTGTGCAAGCGGCTGGCCGGCGAGTTGGGGGGGCGATTGGAAGTCGCGTCCGACGCCGGGGGGACGACGGCGACGCTCGCATTACCGCGAGAAAAGAAGTCCTTTCCCGGCAGTTGCGATCGTTTGGCGACGAGAGTCCGGCTAGAATGA
- a CDS encoding Uma2 family endonuclease, which translates to MNTTAGLHQALAATACEVYSADMRVKVSATGLYTYPDVVVTCEQPRFEDDKLDTLVNPQLIVEVLSESTEQYDRGKKFEQYRHIDSLREYVLVAQDRPYVERYLKNAEGQWVLSDATGLDAMIELSSVGCALALREVYAKVLLTE; encoded by the coding sequence GTGAATACGACGGCGGGATTGCATCAGGCGCTCGCGGCCACCGCCTGCGAAGTCTACTCTGCCGACATGCGCGTGAAGGTTTCGGCAACCGGGCTCTACACTTACCCGGACGTGGTCGTCACCTGCGAGCAGCCGCGATTTGAGGACGACAAGCTCGACACGTTGGTGAATCCGCAGTTGATCGTCGAGGTGCTCTCCGAGTCTACCGAACAATACGATCGCGGTAAGAAATTCGAGCAGTACCGGCACATCGACTCGCTGCGGGAATACGTGCTGGTAGCACAGGATCGCCCGTACGTCGAGCGATATCTCAAAAATGCCGAAGGGCAATGGGTGTTATCCGACGCGACAGGGCTGGACGCGATGATTGAATTGTCGTCCGTCGGCTGTGCTCTGGCGTTGCGAGAAGTGTATGCGAAGGTCCTGCTGACTGAGTGA
- the alaS gene encoding alanine--tRNA ligase yields MQTNELREKYLAFFESKGHRRVASDVLVPTWDPSVLFTPAGMNQFKDHFLGKVKLEFTRATTCQKCLRTGDIDNVGRTAYHHTFFEMLGNFSFGDYFKREAINWAWEFLTDKKWLGIDPARLTVTVYKDDDEAAGIWAKDVGLRVDRIERCEEDENFWPASAPSQGPDGVCGPCSEIYFHPDQGKSVEIWNLVFTQFNRVGDPPDNLRPLPSKNIDTGMGLERTAATLQGVPTNYHIDSLFPIVQAAADVCGVKYALESEDGRRLRRITDHVRACTFAVHENVYPGANKEKYVVKRLLRRAVLDGHQMGLREPFLCKLVPAVVAAMKGPYPELTETAKRVADVIAKEEANFFGTIDAGLNRIDRVFDDMRTGNRTKVDGGVAAELYQTFGVPPELFENLAAEHGLAFDWDGYFQAMEEHGEVSGKVQHTVMGARGPIDSLKHALHSTEFVGYEQTDVAAVVKGIVVGQAPDDKLVESFDGVGSKSAVRIVLDRTPFYGESGGQVGDTGRLIGKDFEFEVTDAQKDGALVIHHGRLLKGTIHEGAPVKAVVDEGRRGGIRRAHSATHILHYALQKNLGSHAQQQGSKVDDDWLRFDFTNLSPVEAGQLAAITADVEAKVAAGDPVTWETVPLADARKAGAMMLFGEKYPDPVRMVSMGAFSKELCGGTHLTNTQDVGEFELLGEEGVSAGTRRITALTGKRAADHRAALEAALATTAKSLHTKDSGVVDAVAALLAKQKSLKKQLAGAGGGGAETATLATKTAGALSGYAAQKAALAEAGRLLSLAPLAVPERVAALVAEVAQLEKQLAERAAAGPLTGEALLEKSAKVGDVTVLCLELPGVDPNLMRQLIDQVRQKASPAAVLLASRQGEDKVTLVAGISKDLQERGLSAGKWIGPVAQAVGGGGGGRPDLAQAGGKEPAKLPAALEIARTTIAAMLAG; encoded by the coding sequence ATGCAAACCAACGAACTCCGCGAAAAGTACCTCGCTTTCTTCGAGTCCAAGGGGCATCGCCGCGTGGCGAGCGACGTGCTCGTGCCCACGTGGGACCCCAGCGTGTTGTTCACCCCCGCCGGGATGAACCAGTTCAAGGATCACTTTCTGGGGAAAGTGAAGCTCGAGTTCACCCGGGCGACGACCTGCCAGAAGTGTCTCCGCACGGGCGACATCGACAACGTGGGCCGTACGGCGTACCACCACACCTTCTTCGAGATGCTGGGGAACTTCAGCTTCGGCGACTACTTCAAGCGCGAAGCGATCAACTGGGCCTGGGAATTCCTCACCGACAAGAAGTGGCTGGGAATCGATCCCGCGCGGCTCACCGTGACCGTCTACAAGGACGACGACGAGGCGGCGGGGATCTGGGCCAAGGACGTCGGGCTGCGCGTCGATCGGATCGAGCGGTGCGAGGAGGACGAAAATTTCTGGCCCGCCAGCGCCCCCAGCCAGGGGCCCGACGGCGTGTGCGGGCCGTGCAGCGAGATCTATTTCCATCCCGACCAAGGCAAGAGTGTCGAGATCTGGAACCTGGTCTTCACGCAGTTCAATCGGGTGGGGGACCCGCCGGACAACCTGCGGCCGCTGCCGTCGAAGAACATCGACACGGGGATGGGACTTGAGCGGACCGCCGCCACCTTGCAGGGCGTGCCGACGAACTACCACATCGACAGCCTGTTTCCCATCGTCCAGGCCGCGGCCGACGTGTGCGGCGTGAAGTACGCGCTGGAGAGCGAAGACGGCCGGCGCCTACGGCGAATCACCGACCACGTGCGGGCCTGCACCTTCGCGGTGCACGAGAACGTTTATCCCGGGGCCAACAAGGAGAAGTACGTCGTCAAACGGCTCCTGCGCCGGGCGGTGCTCGACGGCCACCAGATGGGGCTCCGCGAGCCGTTCCTCTGCAAGTTGGTTCCCGCGGTCGTCGCGGCGATGAAAGGCCCGTACCCCGAGCTGACCGAAACCGCCAAACGCGTGGCCGACGTCATTGCCAAGGAGGAAGCCAACTTCTTCGGCACGATCGACGCGGGGCTCAACCGCATCGATCGCGTGTTCGACGACATGCGCACCGGGAACCGCACCAAGGTCGACGGCGGCGTCGCGGCTGAGCTCTACCAAACGTTCGGCGTCCCCCCCGAGCTGTTTGAAAACCTCGCGGCCGAGCACGGGTTGGCGTTCGATTGGGACGGCTACTTCCAGGCGATGGAGGAGCACGGCGAGGTCTCGGGCAAGGTGCAGCACACGGTGATGGGCGCTCGCGGCCCGATCGACTCGCTCAAGCATGCCCTCCACAGCACCGAATTCGTCGGGTACGAACAGACCGACGTCGCCGCAGTCGTCAAGGGAATCGTCGTCGGCCAAGCGCCCGACGACAAGCTGGTCGAAAGCTTCGACGGCGTCGGCTCGAAGTCCGCGGTCCGAATCGTGCTCGATCGCACCCCGTTTTACGGCGAGAGCGGCGGCCAAGTGGGAGATACGGGCCGACTGATCGGCAAGGACTTCGAGTTCGAGGTGACTGACGCCCAGAAGGACGGCGCGCTGGTGATCCATCACGGCCGGCTGCTCAAGGGGACGATCCACGAAGGCGCGCCCGTCAAGGCGGTCGTCGACGAGGGTCGCCGCGGCGGCATCCGCCGGGCCCACTCGGCGACCCACATTCTCCACTACGCATTGCAGAAGAACCTCGGCTCGCACGCCCAGCAGCAGGGGTCGAAGGTCGACGACGACTGGTTGCGGTTCGATTTCACGAACCTTAGCCCCGTCGAGGCTGGACAATTGGCCGCGATCACGGCCGACGTCGAGGCGAAGGTCGCCGCCGGCGATCCGGTGACATGGGAGACCGTCCCCTTGGCCGACGCCCGCAAGGCCGGGGCGATGATGCTGTTCGGCGAGAAGTACCCCGACCCGGTGCGGATGGTCTCGATGGGCGCTTTCAGCAAGGAGTTGTGCGGCGGCACGCACCTGACCAACACGCAGGACGTCGGCGAGTTCGAACTGCTGGGCGAGGAGGGGGTCTCGGCAGGCACGCGACGCATCACGGCCCTCACCGGCAAACGGGCCGCCGATCACCGCGCCGCGCTCGAGGCCGCCTTAGCGACGACGGCCAAGTCGCTCCACACCAAGGACTCGGGCGTCGTCGACGCCGTCGCGGCGCTGCTTGCCAAGCAGAAGTCGCTCAAGAAGCAACTCGCCGGCGCAGGGGGGGGCGGCGCCGAGACGGCGACTCTCGCGACCAAGACTGCCGGGGCGCTCTCCGGATACGCGGCCCAGAAGGCTGCGCTGGCCGAGGCGGGACGGTTGTTGTCGCTCGCCCCGCTGGCGGTCCCCGAGCGGGTTGCGGCGCTCGTGGCCGAGGTCGCTCAGCTTGAGAAGCAGCTCGCCGAGCGCGCCGCGGCCGGGCCGCTCACCGGCGAAGCCCTCCTCGAGAAGTCGGCCAAGGTGGGGGACGTGACGGTCCTGTGCCTTGAGCTTCCCGGAGTCGATCCCAATCTCATGCGGCAATTGATCGACCAGGTGCGTCAGAAGGCCTCTCCCGCGGCGGTGTTGTTGGCTTCGCGGCAGGGAGAGGACAAGGTGACCCTCGTGGCGGGCATTTCCAAGGACCTGCAAGAGCGCGGCCTGAGCGCCGGCAAGTGGATCGGCCCGGTCGCTCAAGCGGTCGGCGGCGGCGGGGGAGGGCGGCCCGATCTGGCCCAAGCCGGCGGCAAGGAGCCGGCCAAGTTGCCCGCAGCCCTCGAGATCGCTCGCACCACGATCGCCGCGATGCTGGCCGGGTGA
- a CDS encoding pyridoxamine 5'-phosphate oxidase family protein — MGDACECITDDVARFIERQNVFFVATAPLAAAGRVNLSPKGLDSLRVLDELTVAYLDLNGSGAETIAHLRENGRITLMFCAFEGPPNILRMQGTGEAIFPGSTEYAALAERLPALPGIRAIIRVHCQRISFSCGFGVPRYEYVENRRQLTAWAEQKGPAGLAEYQRKNNRVSIDGLPALDV, encoded by the coding sequence ATGGGCGACGCTTGCGAATGCATCACCGACGACGTCGCTCGATTCATCGAGCGGCAGAACGTGTTTTTCGTAGCAACCGCGCCGCTGGCGGCTGCGGGGCGGGTGAATTTGTCGCCCAAGGGGCTCGATTCGTTGCGAGTGCTCGACGAACTGACCGTCGCGTATCTCGATCTCAACGGCAGCGGGGCCGAGACGATCGCCCACCTGCGCGAAAACGGGCGGATCACGCTCATGTTCTGCGCGTTCGAGGGCCCGCCGAACATCTTGCGGATGCAGGGGACCGGCGAAGCAATCTTCCCCGGTTCGACGGAGTACGCGGCGTTGGCCGAGCGATTGCCGGCGCTGCCCGGGATTCGCGCGATCATTCGCGTGCACTGCCAGCGGATCAGCTTCTCGTGCGGCTTTGGCGTGCCGCGGTACGAGTACGTCGAGAACCGCAGGCAACTCACGGCCTGGGCCGAGCAGAAAGGGCCCGCGGGACTGGCCGAATATCAGCGCAAGAACAACCGCGTGAGCATCGACGGCTTGCCGGCGCTGGACGTCTAG
- a CDS encoding endo-1,4-beta-xylanase has protein sequence MGQLRFRLHDRNRLAPESLARIFVAGGDDIPWATHARFEGDVLVVERAVDESGYVYVPWEVTGAGRRLLSTSTLMERSEPYLLEVELARGLIHRLRSRLFIWEFMGLVPPPDMLQRLRSATRQFGLAATNQRDPAASLAANAAIAEALAVSVELVKSYAEQTLAARQRQTPAGTLLGVTLGTTTPSVKTRRQVVDACTIAQLPVAWRQIELAEGRRDWRVTDEQLSWCQTAGLKVAAGPLLQMDDRGIPDWMVLWEGNDETLDRVLLDHVRAVVSRYVGRVHLWHVASRVSSGRVLSLDEERKLNLVAQAVQTVRQLDPRTPTVVSFDQPWGEYLAGGDEDLAPWHYADALVRADLGIAGIGLEVNAGYWPGGCTHRPAFEYGRLIDQWSLLGLPLMMMLSAPSAGGPDKRASPKIRAEPLGLTEGPDKAGHIDPQYAWASAVLPLLLARNSVQVVLWNQLSDAEPHEFAHGGIVDSHGKEKPTLALLRELRKNCSA, from the coding sequence ATGGGACAATTGCGGTTTCGTCTGCACGACCGGAACCGTCTTGCGCCGGAATCGCTGGCGCGCATCTTCGTCGCGGGGGGGGACGACATCCCCTGGGCCACCCACGCCCGGTTCGAGGGGGACGTACTGGTCGTCGAGCGAGCGGTCGACGAGTCGGGCTACGTGTACGTCCCCTGGGAAGTGACCGGCGCGGGACGCCGGTTGCTGTCGACCAGCACGCTCATGGAACGGAGCGAGCCGTACCTGCTCGAGGTCGAACTCGCCCGCGGGCTCATCCACCGGCTCCGCAGTCGGCTGTTCATCTGGGAGTTCATGGGGCTGGTCCCCCCGCCCGACATGCTGCAGCGGCTGCGGTCCGCGACGCGGCAATTCGGCCTTGCCGCCACCAATCAGCGCGACCCCGCCGCCAGCCTGGCCGCCAACGCCGCAATTGCCGAAGCGCTCGCCGTGTCGGTCGAACTGGTCAAGAGCTACGCCGAGCAAACCCTCGCAGCCCGCCAACGGCAAACCCCCGCGGGGACCTTGCTGGGGGTGACGCTCGGCACGACGACTCCCAGCGTGAAGACGCGCCGGCAGGTCGTCGACGCCTGCACAATCGCTCAACTGCCGGTCGCGTGGCGGCAAATCGAACTGGCCGAGGGGCGCCGCGACTGGCGCGTCACCGACGAACAACTCTCATGGTGCCAGACCGCGGGGCTCAAGGTGGCCGCGGGACCGCTCCTGCAGATGGACGACCGCGGCATCCCCGACTGGATGGTGCTGTGGGAGGGGAACGACGAAACGCTCGATCGAGTCCTCTTGGATCACGTGCGGGCGGTCGTGTCGCGGTACGTGGGGCGAGTGCACTTGTGGCACGTCGCCTCGCGAGTGAGCAGCGGCCGGGTGCTGTCGCTCGACGAGGAGCGAAAGCTCAACCTCGTCGCTCAGGCGGTGCAAACGGTGCGGCAACTCGATCCGCGGACGCCGACCGTCGTGTCGTTCGACCAGCCCTGGGGCGAGTATCTCGCCGGCGGGGACGAAGATTTGGCGCCCTGGCACTACGCCGACGCGCTCGTGCGGGCCGACCTGGGGATCGCCGGGATCGGGCTCGAGGTGAACGCCGGCTACTGGCCCGGCGGCTGCACCCACCGGCCCGCGTTCGAGTACGGCCGGCTGATCGACCAATGGAGTCTGCTGGGGCTGCCGCTGATGATGATGCTGTCGGCCCCCAGCGCCGGCGGGCCCGACAAGCGGGCCTCGCCCAAGATTCGAGCCGAACCCTTGGGGCTCACCGAAGGTCCGGACAAGGCGGGGCATATCGACCCGCAATACGCCTGGGCATCGGCCGTACTGCCGTTGCTGTTGGCCCGCAACAGCGTGCAAGTCGTGTTGTGGAACCAACTCTCCGACGCCGAACCGCACGAGTTCGCCCACGGCGGGATCGTCGACTCGCACGGCAAGGAGAAACCGACGCTCGCCTTGCTGCGGGAACTTCGCAAGAACTGCTCGGCGTGA
- a CDS encoding phosphoribosylaminoimidazolesuccinocarboxamide synthase, with translation MLVSTTNLPNLPCRRGKVRDVYDLGNELLLVSTDRISAFDWVLPTPIPDKGRVLTTLSNWWFTHLGVPHHLVETDVARMRLPAEGDREVLAGRSVLVKKTRVVPIECVARGYLAGSGWKEYQQSGTVCGVALPPGLRECERLPEPIFTPATKAEQGEHDENISFDRMCEIVGGSLAEELRSRTLDLYRRGAAHAESVGILLADTKFEFGLLSDPEHEPAERAGSSPSTADFANLILIDEAMTPDSSRFWPAAGYAPGRSQPSFDKQFVRDWLSTCGWDKNSPPPELPAEIVAGTRAKYVEACERITGLPFA, from the coding sequence ATGCTTGTCTCCACGACCAACCTGCCGAATCTCCCCTGTCGTCGCGGCAAGGTGCGCGACGTGTACGACCTGGGGAACGAGCTGCTCTTGGTGAGCACCGACCGCATCAGCGCGTTCGATTGGGTGCTCCCCACCCCCATTCCCGACAAGGGGCGGGTCCTGACCACGCTGAGCAACTGGTGGTTTACGCACTTGGGCGTGCCGCACCATCTGGTGGAGACCGACGTCGCCCGCATGCGGCTTCCCGCGGAGGGGGATCGCGAGGTCCTCGCCGGGCGGAGCGTGTTGGTCAAGAAGACCCGCGTCGTGCCGATCGAGTGCGTTGCGCGCGGCTATCTCGCCGGCAGCGGATGGAAGGAGTACCAGCAGTCGGGCACGGTGTGCGGCGTCGCGTTGCCCCCGGGGTTGCGCGAGTGCGAGAGGCTGCCCGAGCCGATCTTCACCCCGGCCACGAAGGCGGAGCAGGGCGAGCACGACGAGAACATCTCGTTCGATCGCATGTGCGAGATCGTCGGCGGGTCGCTGGCCGAGGAGCTGCGCAGCCGCACGCTCGATCTCTACCGTCGCGGCGCCGCGCACGCCGAGAGCGTGGGGATCTTGCTGGCGGACACGAAGTTCGAGTTCGGCTTGCTTTCCGACCCCGAGCACGAACCGGCGGAGCGAGCCGGCTCGTCCCCGAGCACGGCGGACTTCGCCAATCTCATCCTGATCGACGAGGCGATGACCCCCGACAGCTCGCGATTCTGGCCCGCCGCCGGCTACGCCCCGGGTCGCAGCCAACCGTCGTTCGACAAGCAGTTCGTCCGCGACTGGCTCAGCACGTGCGGCTGGGACAAGAACAGCCCTCCGCCCGAGCTTCCCGCGGAGATCGTCGCCGGGACGCGGGCCAAGTACGTCGAAGCATGCGAGCGGATCACGGGGCTGCCGTTCGCATGA